The Xanthomonas sontii genomic sequence GGCCAGGCCCAGGAGCGCTTCGCGCTGGGCGTGGCGGTGCCCAAGGCGGTGCTGATGGCGCAGGCGCGCAACCTGCTGTGGACCATCGCCGCGGTCGGCCTGTGCGCGGCGCTGCTGCTCAGCGGTGGCCTCTACCTGCTGCTGCGCCGGCTGGTGGTCAAGCCGCTGGCCAGTGCGGTGGAAGTCTCCAGCGCGGTCGCTGGCGGCCGCCTGGACAGCCGCATCCAATACACGCGCAACGACGAGCTGGGGCAGTTGCTGGGATCGCTGCAACGCATGCAGCAGCAACTGCGCGCGGTACTCGACGCACAGAAGGAGATGGCCCAGCGCCACGACGCCGGCGAGATCAGCTACCGCATGGACGAAGCGGCCTTCCCCGGCGACTACGGGCGCATGGTCCACGACAGCAACGCCCTGGCCGCCTCGCATATCGCGGTCAAGATGCGCCTGGCGCAGATCATGGGCCGCTACGCCATCGGCGACCTGTCCGAGGACATGGATCGGCTGCCCGGCGAAAAAGCGGTGCTGACCGAAACCATGGACACGGTCAAGCGCAACCTCACCGCGATGAACACCGAGATCAAGCACCTGGCCGTCGCCGCCGCGGCGGGCGACTTCAGCGTGCGTGGCGACGCCGAGCGCTTCCAGTACGACTTCCGCCTGATGGTCGAGAGCCTCAACCAGTTGATGGCCACCGCCGATGGCAACCTGCAGGCGCTGTCCACGCTGTTGAAAGCGATCGCCGCCGGCGACCTGACCGCGCGCATGCACGGCCAGTTCCAGGGCGTGTTCGCGACCATGCGCGACGACGCCAATGCCACCACCGAACAGCTGGCCGCCATCGTCGCGCGGATCCAGACCGCCGCGGTCAGCATCAACGGCGCCGCGGCCGAGATCGCCGCCGGCAACGACGATCTGTCGCGCCGGACCGAGCAGCAGGCCGCCAGCCTGGAAGAGACCGCTGCGTCGATGGAAGAGCTGACCTCCACGGTCAAGCAGAACGCCGAGCACGCCCGCCAGGCCAACCAGCTCGCCACCGGTGCAGCCACGGTCGCCTCGCAGGGCGGCGCGGTGGTCGGCCAGGTGGTCGAGACCATGAGTGGGATCGAGGCCTCGTCGAAGAAGATCGCCGACATCATCAGCGTGATCGACGGCATCGCCTTCCAGACCAACATCCTCGCCTTGAACGCGGCCGTGGAGGCGGCGCGTGCCGGCGAACAGGGCCGCGGCTTCGCCGTGGTCGCCAGCGAAGTGCGAACCCTCGCCCAGCGCTCTGCCAATGCCGCCAAGGAGATCAAGGGCCTGATCGACGACTCGGTCGGCCGTGTCGCACAAGGTTCCGCCCTGGTCGAACAGGCCGGCACTACCATGCAGGAGATCGTCGCCTCGGTGCAGCGCGTCACCGACATCATGGGCGAGATCTCCGCCGCCTCGCAGGAGCAGTCCGCCGGCATCGAGCAGGTCAACCAGACCATCACCCAGATGGACGAGGCCACCCAGCAGAACGCCGCGCTGGTCGAGGAAGCCACGGCCGCCGCGCGTTCGATGGAAGACCAGGCCGGCCAGCTCAACCAGGCCGTGGCCCTGTTCAAGCTGGACACCAGCGCCACGGTGACGAGCGCCGCGCCGGCGCCTGTGCGCCGCCCCGCTCCGCCAGCCCCTGCTGCCCCGGCGGCAAAACCAAGGCGACCGGCAGCGGCGCCGTTGCGGGCGGTCCCGCGCGCGACCACGTCGACCGACGACGGGCAGTGGCAGGAGTTCTGAGCCGCTGCAGCGCCCCGCTGCCACCGCGAGGCGCGCTGTGCGTCTCGCGGTGCGGCTGCCGGGCACCGGGTGACGACGTCCACAGAACGCTTAGCGCGTCACGCTCGTAAAGAAAGTGTATTCAGGGTCGATATAGAAAGCGGAACTGCCATGCCATGGGCGCCGCGACGCGCGCCCCGGCGCCGGCCGCACTGCGCCCGGATCCACGGTTCCGACCGAACCGCCACGGGAGCCGCCATGAAGCGACGCGTTATCGCCACCTGTCTGACCTTGTGCGGCCTCGCCAGCCTCGCAGGCCATGTCCATGCCGAGGCCGAGCCGATCGCCACCGATCGACCGGACTTCGTCGAATCCAGCCTCACCGTCGGCGACCGTCGCCTGCAGGTGGAAACCAGCGTGGCCTGGGAACGCGACGGCGATGTCGACGGCTATGCCACGCCCACCCTGTTCCGCTACGGCATCGGCCCGACCTGGGAACTGCGCCTGGAGACCGACGGCTGGCAGACCATCGACGTCCCCGTCGGCGGCGACGTCTCCGGCTTCTCCGACATCTCGCTGGGCCTCAAGCACCACCTGGCCAGCGAGATCGGCGGCGCCTCGCTGGCCTGGCTGCTGCACGTGGACCTGCCCAGCGGCGCGCGCAACGTGCGCGGCAGCGGTGCACGCCCCTCGTTCCGCCTGGTGGCCGAATGGGAACTCAGCGACAGCGTGTCCCTGGGCATGATGCCGGGCGTGATCCGCGACGAAGGCGACGGCGGACATCGCTACACCGCCGGCATCTTCGGCGTGGTGCTGGGCAAGGCCTGGAACGACCGCACCCGCTCGTTCGTGGAGCTGGCCCTGCCGCAGATCGCGCATGCCGACGACGGCGGCACCATCGCCCTGCTCGACATCGGCTCGGCCTGGCTGCTCACCCAGGACGTGCAGCTGGACGTGGTGTACAGCCGCGGCCTCAACGACCGTTCGCCGGACCACGCGCTCGGCGCGGGCCTGTCCTTCCGTTTCTGATCGGGCCACACCGATGAAAATCATGCATATGCTCGGGATCCTGGTGCTGGTGGCGGTGCTCGCCCTGCTCGCGCTGGGCGGGGTCGGCTACGGCGCGCAGCAGGGGCTGCTGCGCTCGGTCGCCGCGCAGGTCGTGTCCTCGGACGCGCTGCGCAACCACATGCAGGCCGACATGATGCACGACGCGCTGCGTGGCGACGTCACCGCGGCGCTGCTGGCGGCGGCGCACCAGGATGCGGACGGGGTCAAGGCGGCGCGCGCGGCGCTGGGCGAACACGCCGGCGAGTTCCGCAAGGCGCTGGACGACAACCAGAAGCTGCCGCTGGACGGCACACTGCGCGCGCAACTGGATGCGGCGGGACCGGCGCTGCAGCGCTACATCGCCGCCGCCGACAAGGTGGTGACGCTGGCCGAGTCGCAGGGCGACAGCAGTGCGGCCTATGCCGACTTCACCGCGCAGTTCACGCGGCTGGAAGCCGAGATGGACACGATCAGCGACAGCATCCTGGCGCTGAACGAGCAGAGCCGCAAAGCCGCCGAACAGCAGAGCCAGCGCGCCACCTGGCAGCAGGCCGGCGCGGTGCTGGTGGCCGTGCTGTGCCTGGCCGCCGCCGCAGCCTGGATCCTGCGCTCGGTCGCGCAATTGCTCGGCGGCGAGCCGCGGGTGGCGATGGACGCGGCCCAGCACATCGCCGAGGGCCGCCTGGACCAGCCGATCCCGGTCGCGGCCAGGCACGGGCGCAGCCTGATGGCGGCGCTGGCGCGGATGCAGCGCGAACTGCGCGAGCGCATCGAACGCGAACGCAGCGTCGCCGCCGAAAACCTGCGCATCCGCACCGCCCTGGACAACGCGTCCACGGGCATGTACATCGCCGATCCCGACCTGACCATCATCTACGCCAACACCGCGCTGCAGACCCTGTTGCAGACCCACGCCGAGGACATCCGCGCCTGCGCGCCGGCGTTCGACCGCTCTGCGCCCCTGCTGGGCCAATCGGTGGCGCTGCTGGAAGTCGGCAATTCGCAGGACGCGGAGATCTACCAGCGGCTGGATCGGCAAGGCGCGGCGCAGCGCGAGGTGCGCTACCGCGAGGTCTGCATCGCCCAGGAGATTTCCGCCATCCGCAATGCCGAGGGCGCGCACCTGGGCTTCGTCTGCGAATGGCGCGACCGCACCGCCGAGACCCGTGTCGAAGCGGAAGTGGCCGCGGTGGTGCGCAGCGCCGCCGCCGGCGACCTGTCGCAGCGCATCGACCGCACCGGCAAGCAGGGCTTCTTCCTGATGCTGGCGCAGCAACTCAACGGCCTGCTCGACGCCAACGCGATCAGCATCGCCGAGGTCTCGCGCCTGCTCAGCGCGCTGGCCGACGGCGATCTCGGCGCGCGCATGCACGGCGAGTTCCACGGCATCTTCGCCACCATGCGCGACGACGCCAACGGCACCGCCGAGCGCCTGGCCGACATCGTCGGCCGCATCCAGCGCGCCGCCGGCGACATCCACAGCGCCGCCACCGAAATCGCCCAGGGCAACAGCGACCTGTCGCAGCGCACCGAACAGCAGGCCGCCAGCCTGGAGGAAACCGCCGCCTCGATGGAAGAGCTGACCGCCACGGTCAAGCAGAACGCCGAGCACGCGCGCCAGGCCAACCAGCTCGCCGCCGGCGCCGCCGCCGTCGCCTCGCAAGGCGGCGCGGTGGTCGGCCAGGTGGTGGACACCATGAGCGGCATCGAGACCGCGTCGAAGAAGATCGCCGACATCATCTCGGTCATCGACGGCATCGCCTTCCAGACCAACATCCTGGCGCTCAACGCCGCGGTGGAAGCCGCACGCGCCGGCGAACAGGGCCGCGGTTTCGCGGTCGTGGCCAGCGAGGTGCGGGTGCTGGCGCAACGCTCGGCCAACGCCGCCAAGGAGATCAAGGGTCTGATCGACGACTCGGTCGGCCGCGTCGCCACCGGCGCGGAACTGGTACAGCGCGCCGGCCAGACCATGCAGGAGATCGTGGCCTCGGTCGGCCGCGTCACCGACATCATGGGCGAGATTTCCGCGGCCTCGCAGGAGCAGTCCGCCGGCATCGAGCAGGTCAACCGCACCGTCACGCAGATGGACGAGAGCACCCAGCAGAACGCTGCACTTGTCGAAGAAGCCACGGCGGCGGCGCGGTCGATGGAGGACCAGGCGGCGCAGCTGAGCGATGCGGTGGCGGTGTTCCGATTGGAACAGCACGCCGCGCGTGCCACCCCTGCCCCGGCCTTCGTCGCCGCGGTGGTGGCCGGCCATTCGGCCACCGCTGCAACGTCGCATGCCACGCAGGCGCCCCAGCCGAACGCGCAGGCCATCGCCGACGCGATCGGCACCCAGTGGCAGCCGCTCACCGCTTGAGGAGCCGTGTAGGGAAATGAATCAGACAGCGTCGGGAATCGTCTTACGACCAACGACGCATCGAGAACTACGCCGTCACGCCGATATCACATTCAAGCGGCGGCGGACATGTTGTACGGCAAGACATTGGGTTTCCTTTCTTCACTTTTCTGACCGCCACGCCCACCCTCCGATCGCGCAAATGCCGCCGGAGCCCGCAGGGACAAGAACCTGGACATCCCAGGGACACCGTCAACGAAGAGGTCGACATGAATTCCTTTCTGCAACGCTACAACGTCGGACGCCGTCTCGGCGGTGCCTTCGGCCTGCTGATCCTGCTGTCCTGCCTGCTGGTCGCGGCCGGCCTTTTATCCATGGCAGGCGCGCGCCATGAACTGGACAGCATCGTCAAGGTCAATGTCGAGAAGATGCGGATCAGCAACGGCATGCTCGATGCCAACTCAAGCATCCTGGTCGCACTCGGCACGCTGTCCATGGTGACCAGCGAGGATCTCAACAAAGAGGCGCTCGCCGAGATCAAGGATAAGCGTCAACGCTATAGCGACCTGCGCAACGAACTGGAAAAGTTTCCCGCAACCAGTGCCAGCGTGGTCAAATTGCGCGCCGACATCGATGCCGCGCGCGATATCGCGCGCACTCTCAACAATCAGGTGATCGAGTTGGCGAACGCCGGGCGCAATGCCGAGGCGCAGACACTGCTGAGCGAGCGTTCGCGCCCGGTCACGCTGGCGTGGCAAGCAAAAATCCGCCAGAACGTCGCCTTGCAGGAACAGGAGACGCACGACGCCTATGCCACGGCAACGCGCGCCATGGCGCACGGCCGCAACATGCTCATCGCAGGTGGAGTGGCCGTCCTGGTCGTCAGCGTCTTGCTGGCCTGGGCGATCACCCGCAGCCTGACCATGCCGCTGAGCCGCGCCACGCGTGCCGCCGAGGCCATCGCCAGTGGCCGCCTGGACAACGACGTCACTACCGACGCCCGCGACGAGCCGGGCCGCCTGCTGCTGGCGATGGACGCGATGCAGCGACAGTTGCAACGCTTCTCCGGCGAGACCGCGTTGATGATCGAACTGCACGCCGACAAGGACATCAGTCACCGCATGCCGCAGGATTTCCCCGGCGTGTACGGCGAGCTGAGCAAGGGCATCAACACCATGATGTTCGAGCACCTGGATGCCATCGTCGACGCCATCGGCGTGCTCAACGAATACGCCAACGGCGACCTGCGCCG encodes the following:
- a CDS encoding methyl-accepting chemotaxis protein; translation: MSTTSSTRPSSVATRLMLGVAAIALLCFGITAAIIYARSSSALLASAKVGMTDTARLESERIGNTIGASAVSNQALANALLAQRGHDKARELFSDSLRRELQQHPDWTGMGTLWEPQALDGKDADYVNSAGHDASGRYMVYWSWQNGKLVRDPLRDYDVAGAGDWYLNPRKLLRPTVAEPYDYEIAGKKVLMTTVSTPILEDGKFLGVVTTDFGLATLQQRVAKLRPLGAGRVRLLSPGGAVVADRDPALVGKKLQDPATRALLAEIAQGKTVGRDSVDPQTGATDVEVYVPLQIGQAQERFALGVAVPKAVLMAQARNLLWTIAAVGLCAALLLSGGLYLLLRRLVVKPLASAVEVSSAVAGGRLDSRIQYTRNDELGQLLGSLQRMQQQLRAVLDAQKEMAQRHDAGEISYRMDEAAFPGDYGRMVHDSNALAASHIAVKMRLAQIMGRYAIGDLSEDMDRLPGEKAVLTETMDTVKRNLTAMNTEIKHLAVAAAAGDFSVRGDAERFQYDFRLMVESLNQLMATADGNLQALSTLLKAIAAGDLTARMHGQFQGVFATMRDDANATTEQLAAIVARIQTAAVSINGAAAEIAAGNDDLSRRTEQQAASLEETAASMEELTSTVKQNAEHARQANQLATGAATVASQGGAVVGQVVETMSGIEASSKKIADIISVIDGIAFQTNILALNAAVEAARAGEQGRGFAVVASEVRTLAQRSANAAKEIKGLIDDSVGRVAQGSALVEQAGTTMQEIVASVQRVTDIMGEISAASQEQSAGIEQVNQTITQMDEATQQNAALVEEATAAARSMEDQAGQLNQAVALFKLDTSATVTSAAPAPVRRPAPPAPAAPAAKPRRPAAAPLRAVPRATTSTDDGQWQEF
- a CDS encoding transporter; the encoded protein is MKRRVIATCLTLCGLASLAGHVHAEAEPIATDRPDFVESSLTVGDRRLQVETSVAWERDGDVDGYATPTLFRYGIGPTWELRLETDGWQTIDVPVGGDVSGFSDISLGLKHHLASEIGGASLAWLLHVDLPSGARNVRGSGARPSFRLVAEWELSDSVSLGMMPGVIRDEGDGGHRYTAGIFGVVLGKAWNDRTRSFVELALPQIAHADDGGTIALLDIGSAWLLTQDVQLDVVYSRGLNDRSPDHALGAGLSFRF
- a CDS encoding methyl-accepting chemotaxis protein; the protein is MKIMHMLGILVLVAVLALLALGGVGYGAQQGLLRSVAAQVVSSDALRNHMQADMMHDALRGDVTAALLAAAHQDADGVKAARAALGEHAGEFRKALDDNQKLPLDGTLRAQLDAAGPALQRYIAAADKVVTLAESQGDSSAAYADFTAQFTRLEAEMDTISDSILALNEQSRKAAEQQSQRATWQQAGAVLVAVLCLAAAAAWILRSVAQLLGGEPRVAMDAAQHIAEGRLDQPIPVAARHGRSLMAALARMQRELRERIERERSVAAENLRIRTALDNASTGMYIADPDLTIIYANTALQTLLQTHAEDIRACAPAFDRSAPLLGQSVALLEVGNSQDAEIYQRLDRQGAAQREVRYREVCIAQEISAIRNAEGAHLGFVCEWRDRTAETRVEAEVAAVVRSAAAGDLSQRIDRTGKQGFFLMLAQQLNGLLDANAISIAEVSRLLSALADGDLGARMHGEFHGIFATMRDDANGTAERLADIVGRIQRAAGDIHSAATEIAQGNSDLSQRTEQQAASLEETAASMEELTATVKQNAEHARQANQLAAGAAAVASQGGAVVGQVVDTMSGIETASKKIADIISVIDGIAFQTNILALNAAVEAARAGEQGRGFAVVASEVRVLAQRSANAAKEIKGLIDDSVGRVATGAELVQRAGQTMQEIVASVGRVTDIMGEISAASQEQSAGIEQVNRTVTQMDESTQQNAALVEEATAAARSMEDQAAQLSDAVAVFRLEQHAARATPAPAFVAAVVAGHSATAATSHATQAPQPNAQAIADAIGTQWQPLTA